In Gemmatimonas aurantiaca, the sequence GGCCGAGATGAAGCAGGGCGATGTGCGCGACTTCTCGAACTTCGTGGGCGCGGTGATCGATCAGCGCGCGTTCACGCGACTCAAGGGTGCGCTCGACGACGCCCGCGCCAATGCCACCATCGTGGCCGGTGGCGGTGCGGACGATTCGAAGGGCTGGTTCATCCAGCCCACCATCGTGGAGACCAGTGATCCGGCCTACCGCCTGCTGTGCGAGGAGTTGTTCGGTCCCATCCTCACGGTGCATGTGTACGACGACGCGAAGTGGAACGAGATCCTCGCCACGGTCGATCGCACGTCGCCCTATGCCCTCACCGGCGCGGTCTTCGCGCGCGACCGGCATGCCGTGCAGGAAGCCATGGTGGCGCTGCGCCAGTCGGCCGGAAACTTCTACATCAACGACAAGCCGACGGGCGCGGTGGTGGGACAGCAGCCGTTCGGTGGTGCCCGCGGCTCCGGCACCAACGACAAGGCCGGCTCCAAGAGCAACCTGATGCGCTGGGTGAGCACCCGCACCATCAAGGAAACGTTCGTTGCGCCGCTCGACTGGAAGTATCCGTTCCTCGGCGCCTGACGCGCCGCGACCACTCGATTCGAGGACGCCTGGAGCACCTGCATGCGGACGTTGCGTTATGTCACCGCCGATGTGTTCACATCGGTTCCCTTCTCGGGCAATCAGCTCGCGGTGGTCTTTGGCGCCGATGGGCTGCCCACCGAGACGCTGCAGGCGATCACGCGGGAGTTCAACTACGCCGAGAGCACGTTCGTGCTGCCGGCGGAGGACGCGCGCACGACCCGTCGGGTGCGCATCTTCACGCCCGAGCTGGAGGTGCCCTTTGCCGGCCATCCGACCATCGGGACGGCGCATGTGCTGGTGGCCACGGGCGAAGTGCGTGCTGACGAAGTGCGTGCTGACGAAGCGCGTGCTGACGAAGCGCGTGCCGGCGAGGTTGGTGCGCGTGATGGGGTCGCGGAAGACACGATGACAGTGGTGCTCGGTGAGAACGTCGGGCCGGTGCCGGTGGCCGTGCGTCTCGAACACGGCGTGCCCGTGCATGCGCAGCTCACCACGGCGCAACTGCCGGAAGAGCGCACCGAGGTGACCGACCTCGATGCGCTCGCCGCGGTGGTGGGACTCACGCGCGACGATCTGGTGGGTGGCAATCACCTCCCCGTGGGCGCGAGCTGCGGGTTGCCCTTTCAGATCATTCCCGTGCGCAACGCCGCGGCAGTATCACGCGCCCGCCTCGATCAGGCGATGTGGCGGCGTGTGCTCGACGGCACCTGGGCGCCGTGGCCGATGGTGTTCGCAATGACCCGTGA encodes:
- a CDS encoding PhzF family phenazine biosynthesis protein, producing MRTLRYVTADVFTSVPFSGNQLAVVFGADGLPTETLQAITREFNYAESTFVLPAEDARTTRRVRIFTPELEVPFAGHPTIGTAHVLVATGEVRADEVRADEARADEARAGEVGARDGVAEDTMTVVLGENVGPVPVAVRLEHGVPVHAQLTTAQLPEERTEVTDLDALAAVVGLTRDDLVGGNHLPVGASCGLPFQIIPVRNAAAVSRARLDQAMWRRVLDGTWAPWPMVFAMTREDDGAGLPDHVRGCDIRARVFVPGSTVPEDPATGSANAALAGYLAARTPRDGTLRWEVAQGIEMGRPSRLSIEAEKKQGTIAAVRVGGASVIMCEGTLTLRG